The proteins below come from a single Magallana gigas chromosome 10, xbMagGiga1.1, whole genome shotgun sequence genomic window:
- the Secernin-1 gene encoding secernin-2: MADIFVALTPFTKDCVIFGKNANQPPTDVQQVIYCAGADYTTGSKVKTTMLEIDQVSRTHACVLSQTAGSWGAEMGANDQGVCAGYTSVFTKLSSLEGNMLTPSDLTRLILERSGSAKSAVLTVTSLIDQNGQGGRFGVDNPRPYCGVFLIADRDEAWVVDCAGKSWVAKQITEGTCTISNSLSISTDYTMTSSNLQEQSVTSGHWSSEKGPVDFAVAFGDDPPTEIGCTNPTERRSTGSDLLKNIANQGSFSTKDMFEILRKMAIEDSRLLQTTGSHVTILSSAGLPDRHWFTGTPCPSLSVFKPFMFSDNVDIGDYTRSLSKDDKRHVLYKYHEKARELMASGSPKGEALSQLMRSLEGKCVVEMDEFCQQFSVENISDVDELFKDICESEIKFYL, from the exons ATGGCCGACATATTTGTGGCGCTCACCCCATTCACCAAAGACTGCGTCATATTTGGAAAAAACGCCAATCAACCACCAACGGACGTACAACAAGTCATCTACTGCGCAGGCGCAGATTATACAACCGGAAGTAAAGTCAAG acGACAATGTTAGAAATAGACCAAGTCAGTAGAACCCACGCATGCGTTCTCAGCCAGACGGCGGGGTCATGGGGAGCGGAAATGGGAGCCAACGACCAGGGAGTCTGCGCAGGATATACTTCCGTTTTCACTAAGTTATCCAGCTTAGAAGGAAACATGCTGACTCCATCCGATCTTACTAG ACTGATTCTAGAAAGATCGGGTTCCGCTAAGTCCGCTGTTCTGACTGTGACGTCACTGATAGATCAGAATGGGCAGGGAGGGAGGTTTGGAGTAGACAACCCCCGGCCTTACTGTGGCGTTTTCCTGATCGCAGACAGAGACGAGGCGTGGGTGGTGGATTGTGCCGGGAAGTCATGGGTCGCAAAACAAATCACAG AGGGCACATGCACTATTTCAAATTCTCTCTCAATATCTACGGACTATACCATGACGTCATCAAACCTCCAAGAACAAAGCGTGACGTCGGGACACTGGTCTTCAGAAAAGGGACCAGTAGATTTTGCTGTCGCGTTTGGAGACGACCCCCCAACTGAGATCGGTTGTACGAACCCCACAGAACGTCGCAGTACCGGAAGTGACCTGCTGAAGAATATCGCGAACCAAG GATCGTTTTCCACCAAAgatatgtttgaaattttaagaaaaatggcGATCGAGGACAGTCGTCTGCTACAAACAACCGGAAGTCACGTGACTATTCTGTCGTCTGCTGGTTTACCCGACAGGCATTGGTTCACAGGTACTCCCTGTCCGAGTTTATCCGTCTTCAAACCCTTCATGTTTTCTGACAATGTAGACATTGGTGATTACACCCGCTCTCTTTCCAAAGACGACAAGCGCCATGTTCTCTACAAGTATCACGAGAAAGCGCGAGAGTTAATGGCTAGTGGGTCACCCAAGGGCGAGGCTCTGTCTCAACTTATGAGGAGTTTGGAAGGAAAATGTGTTGTTGAAATGGATGAATTCTGTCAGCAGTTTTCTGTGGAAAATATTTCAGATGTGGACGAACTTTTCAAGGATATTTGTGAATCCGAGATTAAGTTTTATCTTTGA